In Desulfobaccales bacterium, the following proteins share a genomic window:
- a CDS encoding NeuD/PglB/VioB family sugar acetyltransferase, giving the protein MDMTGFFRAWRDYCRERQVVSELVRFHPLLGNFDYCRPFIPAFRQSPVVVMDLTQGPEAIWKGMSPSCRNKIRKAQKHGVKILVDENFEHLDTFHRLYIDTMQRVGAREYYYFSRPWFDHLVKLFQGQAILVHALLDDRIIASSLFLFARDFGHYFLSGSNEDYKHFSPNNLLIYESSLWFQRNKFSSLNLGGGVDINDSLFYFKSSFSLNKKEYFTGHIIPNTKTYNILSIKESHIKKYYKEFFPIYRFTNKYNGYQKNRVAIIGASGHGKVCLDILQASGWPIIGYFDDNFKILGNKINGIPVLGTIEDVLKLISQKNIKIIIAIGNNYERCKIYEKLLKNINDKEIKGLFVNAIHPSAIISSNVEMGCGNFIAPGAIINSSTKLGSCVIINTGATIDHDNIIHDFAQISPGCNLAGNVTVEEGAFLGTGAVVIPGKTIGAYSIIGAGTVVIHNIPPYCTAVGVPARVIKRHDMIAKLCNVSPKS; this is encoded by the coding sequence ATGGACATGACCGGCTTTTTCCGGGCCTGGCGGGATTACTGCCGGGAGCGCCAGGTGGTGAGCGAGCTGGTGCGCTTCCACCCCCTGCTGGGCAACTTTGACTACTGCCGCCCCTTCATCCCCGCCTTCCGCCAGAGCCCCGTGGTGGTCATGGACCTCACCCAGGGCCCCGAGGCCATCTGGAAGGGTATGTCCCCCAGCTGCCGCAACAAAATCCGCAAGGCCCAGAAGCACGGCGTCAAGATTCTGGTGGATGAAAACTTCGAGCACTTGGACACTTTCCACCGCCTTTATATCGATACCATGCAGAGGGTGGGGGCCCGGGAATACTATTACTTTTCCCGCCCCTGGTTTGACCATTTGGTCAAATTGTTCCAGGGCCAGGCCATTTTGGTCCATGCCCTTTTGGATGATCGGATAATTGCTTCTTCCCTTTTTCTTTTTGCACGTGATTTTGGTCATTATTTTCTTTCTGGTTCCAATGAAGATTACAAACATTTTTCACCTAATAATCTTTTGATTTATGAAAGTTCTCTATGGTTTCAGCGGAATAAATTCAGTTCATTAAATCTTGGTGGTGGTGTGGATATTAATGATAGCTTATTTTATTTTAAATCTTCTTTTTCCTTAAATAAAAAAGAATATTTTACTGGGCATATAATACCAAATACAAAAACATATAATATCCTTTCAATAAAGGAATCGCATATTAAAAAATATTACAAAGAATTTTTTCCAATTTACAGATTTACAAATAAATACAATGGATATCAAAAAAATAGAGTGGCTATTATAGGAGCCTCTGGTCATGGTAAGGTATGTCTAGATATACTACAGGCCAGTGGTTGGCCTATTATTGGGTATTTTGATGATAATTTCAAAATACTCGGAAATAAAATAAATGGAATACCTGTCTTAGGAACAATAGAAGATGTACTAAAGCTGATATCCCAAAAAAATATCAAGATTATAATTGCCATAGGAAATAATTATGAAAGATGTAAGATTTATGAAAAGCTATTAAAAAATATCAATGATAAAGAAATAAAAGGTTTGTTTGTTAATGCTATTCACCCTTCTGCTATTATATCATCAAATGTAGAAATGGGTTGTGGTAATTTTATCGCTCCCGGGGCAATAATAAATTCCAGCACAAAATTAGGTTCTTGCGTTATTATTAATACAGGAGCGACTATTGATCATGATAATATAATCCATGATTTTGCTCAGATATCTCCTGGGTGTAATCTTGCTGGAAATGTAACAGTAGAAGAAGGAGCATTTTTAGGAACTGGAGCAGTGGTGATACCTGGGAAAACAATAGGAGCTTATTCAATAATTGGTGCTGGAACCGTTGTTATTCATAATATTCCACCTTATTGTACTGCTGTGGGAGTTCCAGCCCGTGTCATTAAGCGTCATGATATGATTGCCAAGTTGTGCAATGTTAGCCCAAAAAGCTGA
- a CDS encoding DegT/DnrJ/EryC1/StrS family aminotransferase yields the protein MTTKTPVIPITQPTLPDFEAVVAEFRQAWESRQVTTGPFTRRFEEAVEEKLGVPHAVMVQSCTAGLMLVLRALSLTGEVIMPAFTWTATAHAAVWNGLTPVFADISQGTYTLDPAAAEAAITPRTCALMPVNVFGCPPDYEAFAALSEKHGLPVVYDSAQGLGSRYRMGDGTWRSAGVFGTAEVFSLSPTKVVSAMEGGLITTHDAELAARLRQMRDYGKTPDGGDIAWLGLSARVPEINAIVARHSLALLEEFLQRRQALVCRYREGLEGLPGVGFQEVPSRCQSSYNYFTLFIDGTRARRSREEVYEALQQRGIQAKKYFYPALHLQEVYRELGAAWRGKLPVTEAAAAQGLALPLYSHLGDPEVEHIITVMREVLG from the coding sequence ATGACCACTAAGACCCCTGTCATCCCCATCACCCAGCCCACCCTGCCGGACTTTGAGGCCGTGGTGGCCGAATTCCGCCAGGCCTGGGAGAGCCGCCAGGTGACCACCGGGCCCTTCACCCGCCGCTTTGAGGAGGCGGTGGAGGAGAAGCTGGGGGTCCCCCATGCGGTCATGGTGCAGTCCTGCACCGCCGGCCTCATGCTGGTGCTCCGAGCCCTCAGCCTCACCGGCGAGGTCATCATGCCCGCCTTCACCTGGACCGCCACCGCCCACGCCGCGGTCTGGAACGGCCTCACCCCGGTCTTTGCCGACATCAGCCAGGGCACCTATACCCTGGACCCGGCAGCCGCCGAGGCGGCCATCACCCCGCGAACCTGCGCCCTCATGCCGGTGAACGTCTTCGGCTGCCCGCCGGACTACGAGGCCTTTGCCGCCCTGAGCGAGAAACATGGGCTGCCGGTGGTCTATGATTCGGCCCAGGGGCTGGGGTCCCGCTACCGGATGGGGGATGGGACCTGGCGCTCTGCCGGGGTCTTCGGCACCGCCGAAGTCTTTTCCTTAAGCCCCACCAAGGTGGTGAGCGCCATGGAAGGGGGGCTCATCACCACCCACGACGCGGAGCTGGCCGCCCGACTGCGCCAGATGCGGGATTACGGCAAGACCCCCGACGGCGGGGACATCGCCTGGCTGGGCCTCTCCGCCCGAGTGCCGGAGATCAATGCCATCGTGGCCCGCCACAGCCTGGCCCTCCTGGAGGAGTTTTTGCAGCGCCGCCAGGCCCTGGTGTGCCGCTACCGGGAGGGGTTGGAGGGTCTTCCCGGGGTGGGCTTCCAGGAGGTTCCTTCCCGGTGCCAGTCGTCGTATAATTACTTCACCCTCTTCATCGACGGCACCCGGGCCCGCCGAAGCCGCGAGGAGGTCTATGAGGCCCTGCAGCAGCGGGGCATCCAGGCCAAGAAGTATTTTTACCCGGCCCTCCATCTCCAGGAGGTCTACCGGGAGCTGGGAGCGGCCTGGCGGGGGAAGCTCCCCGTGACCGAAGCCGCCGCCGCCCAGGGCCTGGCCCTGCCCCTTTACAGCCACCTCGGGGATCCGGAGGTGGAGCACATCATCACCGTCATGCGGGAGGTCCTGGGGTGA
- a CDS encoding sugar transferase translates to MPGRHPLWKRALDVAGAGLGLVILAPLLGLIALLVWRDLGRPIFFRQVRPGLGGEPFELIKFRTMTEERDAQGNLLPNEVRLTPLGRALRALSLDELPELLNVLKGEMSLVGPRPLLMRYLPRYSPEQWRRHEVKPGITGWAQVNGRNALTWEDKFALDVWYVDNMSLKLDLKILALTVLKVLSREGVDQPGRVGSEEFLGSPS, encoded by the coding sequence ATGCCGGGGCGCCACCCCTTGTGGAAGCGGGCCCTGGATGTGGCCGGCGCCGGTCTGGGACTGGTGATCCTGGCGCCGCTGCTGGGCCTCATTGCCCTGCTGGTCTGGCGGGATCTGGGGCGGCCCATCTTCTTCCGCCAGGTGCGGCCGGGGCTGGGGGGCGAGCCCTTTGAGCTCATCAAATTCCGCACCATGACCGAGGAGCGGGACGCCCAGGGGAACCTGCTCCCCAACGAGGTGCGCTTGACCCCCCTGGGCCGGGCCCTGAGGGCCTTGTCACTGGATGAGCTCCCGGAGCTCCTCAATGTGCTCAAAGGCGAAATGAGCCTGGTGGGCCCCCGGCCGCTCCTCATGCGCTATCTGCCCCGGTATTCCCCGGAGCAGTGGCGCCGCCACGAGGTGAAGCCCGGCATCACCGGCTGGGCCCAGGTGAACGGCAGAAACGCCCTCACCTGGGAGGACAAGTTTGCCCTGGACGTCTGGTACGTGGATAATATGTCCCTGAAGCTGGACCTCAAGATCCTGGCCCTCACGGTCCTCAAGGTCCTCAGCCGGGAGGGGGTGGACCAGCCCGGCCGGGTGGGAAGCGAGGAGTTCCTGGGCTCGCCCTCCTAA
- a CDS encoding nucleoside-diphosphate sugar epimerase/dehydratase, giving the protein MVGKVTSGWLAERTLHSPLINRMVQGALRFRLPLVILVNLGFMSTAYLGAYLLRFEGLIPEEYHRVMLRTLPVAVIIQVVVFYYYDVFFGLWRFVSFEDLVNIIEATVISQVFLGNVNYFSSQWLGRIPLSVYILNGLLLITLVGGSRVGVRYVRQRFLSSGRSPAPRPTVVVGPLQVIEPLVREMLRVPNSLLPVALLDTSGEARGCRVHDVRVIHSFKELKSLSRRHRLQELLVAWPEAPEEELTRLMQMAHEARVRVKVVPSLPEVLAGRARLTDVRDIDLLDLLHRPPVEIESQRVAELVRDKVVLVTGAAGSIGSEICRQVAAFGPKSLILLDRAENSLCQMEMTLRRDFPDLSFLALVGSINDREGLAELFREHHPQVVFHAAAYKHVPLMERAPLEAVYNNILGTRNLVQAALAAGSERFVLISTDKAVNPTNVMGVTKCIAERYVQSVNGVHPTRLIITRFGNVLGSAGSVIPLFQEQLLHGGPLTVTHPEIERFFMTIPEAVQLVLQAAAMGRGGDVFVLNMGRPVKIRELAEKLVLLAGKTPGKDIEIVYTGLRPGEKLYEELFNTDETPQPTEHPLILRATRAPDPPGVWEAGLAELEALVRRRDVPGVLTRFRILVPTYTPVSGGRP; this is encoded by the coding sequence ATGGTGGGCAAGGTAACCTCAGGCTGGCTGGCGGAACGCACCCTGCACTCCCCCCTGATCAACCGGATGGTTCAGGGAGCCTTGCGTTTCCGGCTGCCCCTGGTCATCCTGGTCAACCTGGGCTTCATGAGCACCGCCTACCTCGGGGCCTATCTCCTCCGGTTTGAGGGCCTCATCCCCGAGGAATATCACCGGGTGATGCTCCGCACTCTGCCGGTGGCCGTTATCATTCAGGTCGTTGTCTTCTATTATTATGACGTCTTCTTCGGGCTGTGGCGCTTTGTCAGCTTCGAGGATCTGGTCAACATCATCGAGGCCACCGTCATCAGCCAAGTCTTTCTGGGCAATGTCAATTACTTCTCCTCCCAGTGGCTGGGCCGCATCCCCCTGTCCGTTTACATATTGAACGGACTGCTCCTCATCACCCTGGTGGGGGGCTCCCGGGTGGGGGTGCGTTATGTCCGCCAGCGTTTCCTCTCCTCCGGGCGCTCCCCGGCGCCCCGGCCCACCGTGGTGGTGGGACCCTTGCAGGTCATCGAGCCCCTGGTGCGGGAGATGCTCCGGGTCCCCAACTCTCTGCTGCCGGTGGCGCTCCTGGATACCTCCGGCGAGGCCCGGGGCTGCCGGGTGCATGATGTCCGGGTGATCCATTCCTTCAAAGAGCTTAAGAGCCTCAGCCGCCGGCACCGGTTGCAGGAACTGCTGGTGGCCTGGCCCGAGGCCCCGGAGGAGGAGCTCACCCGGCTCATGCAGATGGCGCATGAGGCCCGCGTCCGGGTAAAGGTGGTCCCCTCCTTGCCGGAGGTCCTGGCCGGCCGGGCCCGGCTCACCGATGTCCGGGACATTGACCTCCTGGACCTGCTGCACCGGCCGCCGGTGGAGATTGAATCCCAGCGGGTGGCGGAGCTTGTCCGGGACAAGGTGGTCCTGGTCACCGGCGCCGCCGGCTCCATCGGCTCGGAGATTTGCCGCCAGGTGGCGGCCTTCGGTCCCAAAAGCCTCATCCTCCTGGACCGGGCGGAAAACAGCCTCTGCCAGATGGAGATGACCCTGCGCCGGGATTTTCCGGATCTCTCTTTTCTGGCCCTGGTGGGCAGCATCAACGACCGGGAGGGGCTGGCGGAGCTTTTCCGGGAGCATCACCCCCAGGTGGTCTTCCACGCCGCCGCCTACAAGCACGTGCCCCTGATGGAGCGGGCCCCCCTGGAGGCGGTCTACAACAACATCCTGGGGACCCGCAACCTGGTGCAGGCCGCCCTGGCCGCCGGCAGCGAGCGCTTTGTTCTCATCTCCACCGACAAGGCGGTGAATCCCACCAATGTCATGGGGGTCACCAAGTGCATTGCCGAGCGCTATGTCCAGTCGGTGAACGGCGTCCATCCCACCCGGCTCATCATCACCCGTTTCGGCAATGTCCTGGGGAGCGCCGGCAGCGTCATCCCCCTGTTCCAGGAGCAGCTCCTCCATGGCGGGCCCCTGACGGTGACCCACCCGGAGATTGAGCGCTTCTTCATGACCATCCCCGAGGCGGTGCAGCTGGTGCTCCAGGCCGCGGCCATGGGCCGGGGCGGCGATGTCTTCGTGCTGAACATGGGCCGGCCGGTGAAGATCCGGGAGCTGGCGGAAAAACTCGTGCTTCTGGCCGGCAAAACCCCGGGCAAGGACATTGAGATTGTGTATACCGGCTTAAGACCGGGGGAGAAGCTCTATGAGGAGCTCTTCAATACCGACGAGACCCCTCAGCCCACGGAGCATCCCCTGATCCTCCGGGCCACCCGGGCGCCGGATCCCCCGGGGGTGTGGGAGGCGGGCCTGGCCGAGCTGGAGGCCCTGGTGCGCCGCCGGGATGTCCCCGGAGTCCTTACCCGCTTCCGGATCCTGGTGCCCACCTATACCCCGGTGTCCGGAGGGCGGCCCTGA
- a CDS encoding AAA family ATPase translates to MYEAFYGFRERPFSLVPDPEFLYLSPQHRLARAYLEYGLSRRTGVVVLSGEIGTGKTTLIRDLLAHLPRRQRLAVLYQTATLSGEELLDLVLLEFGLRGQFAGRAARLGALNRFLSQALAQGEPAVLIVDEAQNLGAGALEEVRLLSNLTQGKEPLLQIILVGQPGLRRLLSRPELRQLAQRVTVHYHLEPLDAGETAAYIRHRLRVAGGPEDLFTEAAVRRLHELTGGVPRRLNTLCDLLLVAGFAEGRRQVDADLVEQVAAAHPPLEGTGAEEPEPEAAPPEVAAGNGHLAARMAELTARLSRLEGLVLDLSHDLVPLLTGRLRSAEPPGPETPEASPPPPAETSEAAAPPPRRRRWLPWRRKREGE, encoded by the coding sequence ATGTACGAAGCCTTTTACGGGTTCCGGGAGCGTCCCTTCAGTCTGGTGCCCGACCCGGAGTTTCTCTACTTAAGCCCCCAGCACCGGCTGGCCCGGGCCTACCTGGAGTATGGCTTGAGCCGGCGCACCGGCGTGGTGGTCTTAAGCGGCGAGATCGGCACCGGCAAGACCACCCTCATCCGGGACCTCCTGGCCCATCTCCCCCGGCGCCAGCGCCTGGCGGTCCTCTATCAGACCGCCACCTTGAGCGGCGAGGAGCTTTTGGACCTGGTGCTCCTCGAGTTCGGGCTCCGGGGCCAGTTTGCCGGGCGGGCCGCCCGACTGGGGGCCCTGAACCGCTTTCTCAGCCAGGCCCTGGCCCAGGGCGAGCCCGCGGTGCTCATCGTGGACGAGGCCCAGAACCTGGGGGCCGGCGCCCTGGAGGAGGTGCGGCTCCTTTCCAACCTCACCCAGGGGAAGGAGCCGCTGTTGCAGATCATCCTGGTGGGCCAGCCGGGGCTCAGGCGGCTCCTCTCCCGGCCGGAACTCCGGCAACTGGCCCAGCGGGTGACGGTGCATTATCACCTGGAGCCCCTGGACGCGGGGGAGACCGCCGCCTACATCCGCCATCGCCTCAGGGTGGCCGGCGGACCGGAGGACCTCTTCACCGAGGCGGCGGTGAGGCGCCTCCATGAGCTCACCGGCGGGGTGCCCCGGCGCCTCAACACCCTCTGCGATCTCCTCCTGGTGGCCGGGTTTGCCGAGGGCCGCCGCCAGGTGGATGCGGACCTGGTGGAGCAGGTGGCCGCGGCCCACCCGCCCCTGGAGGGGACCGGGGCGGAGGAGCCCGAACCGGAGGCGGCCCCGCCGGAGGTGGCGGCCGGAAACGGCCACCTGGCCGCCCGCATGGCGGAGCTCACTGCCCGCTTAAGCCGCCTGGAGGGCCTGGTGCTGGACCTGAGCCACGACCTGGTGCCGCTCCTCACCGGCAGGCTGCGGTCAGCGGAGCCCCCCGGCCCGGAAACCCCGGAGGCCTCCCCTCCGCCGCCGGCGGAGACCTCTGAGGCCGCCGCCCCGCCCCCCCGACGCCGCCGGTGGCTCCCCTGGCGCCGCAAACGGGAGGGGGAATGA
- a CDS encoding lytic transglycosylase domain-containing protein, whose protein sequence is MPDALLHHRPGVVTAVAVLALWCGLAAGAPAAPPAEPAPAPAVCPAPPELERLLTQAARRHGVEERLVRAVLRRESGGNPRAVSPKGALGLMQLMPETARLLGVADPFDPAANLDGGVRYLKYCLRRFGGDPVLALAAYNAGPEAVEKHGGVPPYPETRQYVAAVLKDWQGPGWQPEAPPPPEPPERWRLPAPAWKIPPPTVRVGPPRWRTPPAPRAAAARQGPPG, encoded by the coding sequence ATGCCCGACGCACTGCTTCATCACCGGCCAGGTGTGGTGACTGCCGTGGCCGTCCTGGCGCTCTGGTGCGGGCTGGCCGCAGGGGCACCGGCGGCCCCGCCCGCCGAACCCGCGCCGGCTCCCGCCGTCTGCCCCGCCCCCCCGGAGCTGGAGCGCCTCCTGACCCAGGCCGCCCGCCGCCACGGCGTGGAGGAGAGGCTGGTCCGGGCGGTGTTGCGCCGGGAGTCCGGCGGCAATCCCCGGGCCGTCTCCCCCAAGGGCGCTCTGGGGCTCATGCAGCTCATGCCCGAGACCGCCCGCCTGCTGGGGGTGGCCGACCCCTTCGACCCGGCGGCCAACCTGGACGGCGGCGTCCGTTATCTCAAGTATTGCCTGCGCCGCTTCGGCGGCGACCCGGTCCTGGCCCTGGCGGCCTACAACGCCGGCCCCGAGGCGGTGGAAAAGCACGGCGGCGTGCCCCCCTACCCCGAGACCCGGCAGTATGTGGCCGCGGTGCTCAAGGACTGGCAGGGCCCCGGCTGGCAGCCGGAAGCCCCGCCGCCGCCGGAGCCCCCGGAGCGCTGGCGGCTGCCGGCGCCGGCGTGGAAGATCCCGCCCCCCACGGTGCGGGTGGGGCCGCCCCGCTGGCGCACCCCGCCGGCCCCCCGGGCCGCCGCCGCCAGGCAGGGTCCCCCTGGCTGA